The Rudaeicoccus suwonensis sequence TTCGTGCCCAAGCCGCACACGCCGTTCCAGTGGTGTGCGCAGCTGGGCGCCGACGAGACCGATGCGCGGCTGGCCAAACTGCGCGAGGCGATCCGCTCCGACAAGCGGCTGGGGTCGTCCATCGGCATGCGCTACCACGACGGCAAACCCGGCATCGTCGAAGGCCTGCTGTCCCGGGGCGACCGCCGGGTGGGTGCCGTCATCGAGGCTGTCTGGCGCGCCGGCGGTCGCTTCGACGGCTGGAGCGAACATTTCAGCTATGAGCGCTGGATCTCCTGTGCCGCAGAGGTTTTCGACGGTTCCGATGTGTCGCTGGAGTGGTACACGACGCGTGAGCGCGGTGAGCACGAGGTGCTGCCGTGGGACCACCTCGACTCCGGTCTCGACAAGGACTGGCTGTGGGACGACTGGCAGGAGGCGCTCGACGAGACCGAGGTCGACGACTGCCGCTGGACGCCCTGCTTCGACTGCGGCGTCTGCCCGCAGATGAACACCGAGATCCAGGTCGGCCCCACCGGCAAGAAGCTGCTGCCGCTGTCGGTCGTCTGACCCTCACCAGCCTCGGCTAACCCGGAGGCGGCCGGCGAGCCGGCCGGGCGCCGCGCAGGTGGACGGCGATGCCCGGCGCCGCGACGCGGATCAGTTCCTCCTGAGGCATCGCCGCGATTGTCGGCACCCGTATGACGTAACGCGCTGTCAGCACCCCGGCGATCGTGAGGATCACGCCGACAGCCCGGGCGTCGCCGTCGCGACCGGCCAGCCGGGCCTTGAGCCGTCCGAGCAACTCCGTCTCCAGGAATTCATCGAAGCCACCGGTGTGCCCCTCGTGAGCCGCGCTCGTCAGCACCGTCTGGACCAGAACGGGACCGATGCGCGGGTCGTCCCACACGTGCAGCAGCATCCGCAGGATCCGCTCGGGCCATTGCTGGAGCGGCGCGTCCAGAGCATGGTCGAGAAGTTCGCCGGGCCGGACCGGAATTGCCATGGCAGCCGTAAAAAGCCCCTGTTTCGAGGCGAAGTGGTAGCTCAGCAGAGCCACATCGACCCCGGCGTCCGCGGCGATGGCGCGCAGGGTGGTCCGCGCGTACCCGGCGTCGAGGAAGCGGCGGCGCACGGCATCGAGGATCTGGGCTCGTGTGTCGGGCTTACCGGTTCGGCGACCTCTGGTTTTATTCATCAGCGTTGAATCTAGTGTGCGCGGCGGCTGACCGTAAGCCTCGAGGAGCGACCGAACAGCGGTCACGCTCACCGGAGGAAGGGTTCTCGTCATGAGGAGCAACAAGGGCGCGCTGACCGCCGTCTGTGTGGGACTCGCCACGGTGGTGTCCGCGGTGTCATCGCTGATGGTCGCGCTGCCGGATGTGGCTCGTCATACCGGCGCTTCGCAGACCCAACTGTCCTGGATCGTCGACGGCTACGCGCTCACCCTCGCCGCACTGCTCCTGCCCGGTGGCTACCTGGGCGATCGTCTCGGTCGACGCCGGGTGATGCTCTGCGGACTTGGACTCATCGTGCTCGCTGCTGCAGGTGGTGCACTGGTCACGGACCCGACGGCGCTCATCGGTGTGCGTGTCGTGATGGGTATGGCGGCCGCGCTGATCATGCCCGCCACGTTGTCGACAATCACCGCGACCTTCCCGCCGGACGAACGCGTCCGTGGCGTGGCGATCTGGGCCGGGCTGGCCGGCGGCAGCGCGGTGCTCGGCCTGTTCGCCTCCGGGTTGCTGCTGGAGTGGTTCTCGTGGCAGGCGATCTTCTGGTTCACCGTTGCGCTGGCGACGGCTGCGACCGGGCTCACGATTCGCTCGGTGCCGGAGTCGCGAGCCGTGAGCATCGGGCGCTTCGACGTCGGTGGAGCAGCCCTGTCGGTGCTCGGTCTCGGCGTGCTCGTCTACTCGATCATCGAGGCGCCGATCGAGGGCTGGGGGAGTGCGCGCACCTTGCTCGGCCTCGCCGCCGGTGCTGTCATCCTGTGCTGCTTTGCCGTTTGGGAACTGCGAAACAGCGCTCCACTGCTGGATGTTCGGCTGTTTCGGCACCGCGGCTTCGCTGCCGGCATGCTGAGCGTGTTCTCGCTCTTCTTCGTCTTCTTCGGGTTCATCTTCGTCTTCATGCAGTACCTGCAGTTCGTCCGTGCCTGGTCGCCGCTGGTGGCTGCGTGCGCGGCGACACCGGTGGCACTCGGCCTCCTGCCCGGTGCCCGGATCGCTCCACGTCTGGTCGAGCGGTTCGGCTCGCGGGTGCTCGCTCTGGTCGGTATGGCGCTCGTCGCCATCGGCATGAGCGGCCTGGCGACCGTGCACGCCACCACCGACTACTGGTTGATCGCGGTTCTGCTCTGGCTGGCTGGCACCGGCATGGGCTGGGCGATGACGCCCGCGACCACCGACATCACCGACTCCCTTCCGCAGGACCAGCAGGGTGTCGCCTCCGCGATGAACGATGTCGCTCGCGAGGTCGGCGGAGCACTCGGCATCGCCGTGCTCGGCAGCGTGCTCAGCAACGGCTACCGGTCAGGACTTCCGTTGCACGGGGTTCCGCAGCAGGTGGCGACGGTGGCTCGAGAGTCCGTGGCGGCCGCGGTCGGCTTGCCCGAGCCGATGAGCTCGCTGGCCCGCAGCGCATTCGTCGACGGGCTGGGTGATGCGCTCGGCCTGGCAGCGGTCGTGCTGATCGTCTGCGCGCTCGGTGTCGCACTCGTTGCCGGACCTACCGGGCGACGCAAGTCCGACGCCGCAGATTCGGTCGAGCGTCCGCGCGGCGGAGCGACAATCCCCGTCACAGGTCGGCGCCGGCAGACGCACGGCCCTGTGCTGCGATCTGCCGCCTGCGAAGAGCACTGACGCTCTCAACTACGCTCCCGTGAGTGGCAAGACAGCGCGTCCCCGAAGGTCCGGCACCCGATCCGGCAGTGCAGAAATTGCGTGTGCACTACGCCAAACGAGGTCGGTTGAGATTCTCCTCGACCCGCGACTTCCAGCGGGCCTTGGAGCGGGCGCTGCGCCGGGCCGAGGTGCCGATGGCGTTCTCCGCGGGATTCCACCCGCACCCGCGCATCAGCTACGCCAATGCCGCGCCCACCGGAACAGCCAGCGAGGCGGAGTATTTCGAGCTGCAGCTGCGTGAGCGACGCGACCCAGCCGCACTGCGCGCGGATCTCGACGGCGCGTTGCCGGACGGGCTCGACATCATCGCCGTCGCCGAGGCGCTGCCCGGCGCCCTTGCCGACCGGCTCGCCGCGAGCGTATGGCGTCTGGAGTTCGCCGACATCGACACCGAGACATTGCAGAATGCTGTCGGCGCCTTCCTGGACCTCGATCGCGCCGAAGTCACCCGGATGATGAAGCAGGGCCCGCGCACCTTCGATGTGCGCGAAGCCGTTCTCAGTGCAGCGACCGACGACAAGGGACTACGCGTCGTCATACAGCACATGACTCCGCTGGTCCGTCCCGATGATCTGCTCCAGGCACTGAGCACGTATGCCGGGCTCAACCCCACCCGTCCGCCGTTGGTCACCCGACTGAGCCAGGGGCCGCTCGCGGGGGATGGCACCGTCGGCGATCCCTTGACCGATTCTCGATCGACCGATCCGGCGATTGATTGACAGTCAGAGTGCTTGGCGTGTGCGACAATGATCCTCGGTCGTCGGCATCACCACAACGTGCCCACGCCCCGTCGAATCCCTGAACGTACCCGCGATATCGCGACGAGTGCTGTTCGGGACCGACGGCGTCCGGCCTTCGGTGCCGCGCTTGGTCGCGAGCCGCAGCTTGGACGTAACAGCCGACTTTGGGTCGCCCAACCAGATGGTTGGTAGCGGCGAACCACCCGCGCCACGCGGGCGTGCGGGCCGATGCCCTCGTTGTGGGCCGTCCGCGTGCTTGACAGAAGGAGGGCCATGGCCCCCTCTACGGACAACCCATTCCTGATTCCCGGACTCGGCGACGCCGCAGATTCCGACAGTCGCGCCGAGCAGGGCGCCGTCGTTGACGATGCGGTGGAGGACGCCACCTCGCACGAGTCGGCCAGCGGTGCCGACGGCGACGCGACGCAGGCGACCGGCGACGACAGTGCTGCCGACGCGCAGGCCGACACCGACGATGCCGATGACGAAGAGACCGACGCTGCTTCGGCTCCGGCAGCCGCGGCACCCCTGACCTTCGGGCTGCTGTTCCAGGCACCCGATCCGGTCGTGGCGCGTGCTCCGCGTCGGGCGACCAGCACCACGGTCACCGTCGATGAGGCCGACGACACCGACGCCGACGACGAGTCGTCCGACGCAGGATCGGCTGCTGCCGACGACGACACCACACAGACGTCGCGGTCACGCCGCCGCGGCGGACGAGGCCGTCGCGCCAAGTCCGAGAGCGATTCGGAGTCCGGCAGCCAGGATGCCGCTGCCGAGGACGCCGGCAACTCCGGCGACGCAGATATCTCGGACGACACCTCCGGCACCGACGACGACTCCGCAGAGCAAGGCAGCCGTCGCCGTACTCGCCGGCGTCGCCGCAGCGCCAACTCCGGCGCCGGCACCGACGACCCGCCCGGCACCGTCACGAAGGTGCGTGAACCGCGCGGTGGTCGCGACGAGGTCACCGCCATCAAGGGCTCCACGCGGCTGGAGGCCAAGAAGCAGCGCCGCCGCGAGGGTCGTGAAGCCGGCCGCCGCCGCACCGTGATCACCGAGGCAGAGTTCCTCGCCCGCCGCGAGAGCGTCGACCGCGTGATGGTCGTGCGCGAGAAGGACGGCCGCACCCAGATCGGCGTTCTCGAGGACGGCGTGTTGGTCGAGCACTACGTCTCGCGCGAGGTGCAGCAGTCCTCGATGGCCGGCAACGTCTACCTCGGCAAGGTGCAGAACGTCCTGCCGAGCATGGAAGCCGCCTTCGTCGACATCGGCCAGGGCCGCAACGGCGTGCTGTATGCCGGTGAAGTCAACTGGGATGCCGCCGGCCTCGAGAACGGTCAGGCCAAGCGCATCGAGAACGCCATGAAGTCCGGCACCAACGTGCTGGTGCAGGTGACCAAGGACCCGATCGGGCACAAGGGTGCCCGCCTCACCAGCCAGGTGTCTCTCCCGGGCCGGTTCCTGGTCTACGTGCCGGGCAACTCGATGACCGGCATCTCCCGCAAACTGCCCGACACCGAGCGCGCGCGGCTGAAGAAGATCCTCAAGGAGATCGTCCCCGCCGACGCCGGCGTGATCGTCCGCACCGCCGCCGAGGGTGCCAGCGAGGCCGACCTGCGCGCCGACGTCGAGCGCCTGCAGGCGGACTGGGAGCAGATCCAGGCCGACGCCAAGACCGCCAACGCCCCGAGCCTGCTGCACGGCGAGCCCGACCTGACCGTGCGCGTGATTCGCGACGTCTTCAACGAGGACTTCGCCAAGCTGGTCGTCTCCGGCGACAAGGCGTGGAACCAGGTGCAGGGCTATCTCACCTCGGTCGCGCCTGACCTGGCCCAGCGTCTGGAGAAGTGGACCGGTGAGACCGACATCTTCTCGGTGCACCGCATCGACGAGCAGTTGGCCAAGGCGATGGACCGCAAGGTGTGGCTGCCCTCCGGTGGCTCGCTGATCATCGACCGCACCGAGGCGATGACGGTCATCGACGTCAACACCGGCAAGTTCGTCGGGTCCGGCGGCAACCTCGAGGAAACCGTCACTAAGAACAACATCGAGGCAGCCGAGGAGATCGTCCGGCAGCTGCGGTTGCGCGACATCGGCGGCATCATCGTGGTCGACTTCATCGACATGGTGCTGGAGTCCAACCGAGACCTGGTGGTCCGGCGGCTGCTGGAGTGCCTCGGCCGCGATCGCACCAAGCACCAGGTCGCCGAGGTGACCTCGCTGGGCCTGGTTCAGATGACGCGCAAGCGCGTGGGGTCCGGTCTCATCGAGATCTTCTCCGAGCCGTGCGAGCACTGCGGTGGCCGTGGTCTGATCGTCCACACCGAGCCGGTCGACCGGTCCTCGGGTCGAGGCGGCAACGACTCGAACGGTGCAGGCACCTCCGGTGGCCGTGCCCGCAAGGGCCGCAAGAAGGCTGAGCCAGTTCCCGAGCAGGCACCCGGCAAACCGACCGGTGGCCCGACGGCGGCGCAGATCGCGGCCGCTGCCCACGCGGCCGCCCTGAGCTCCGGCACCAAGGACGACGCCGTGGCAGAGCCAGCCGAGGTGACGGTGGAGGCCGCCGACTCCAGAACGTATGACGATGCTCTTGTGGTCACCGCCGAGCCGGTGGAGGCAGCACCGAAGGTGTCGGGCCGAGCCCGTCGTCGCCGCGCGACTGCTGCGGTGGCCGCGCCGCCGGCAGTCGATGTCGACAGTGCTGGTGACACCACTACGGACGCCACGGCAGGCGCGCACGACGTGTCGAATCTGTCGGACGACTCCGGCGCCGCGCACAGCTCTGCCGCACCTGTTGCGGACGACCACGGTGCGGAGGAGGCAGCGGCATACGTGCCCGTCGACACCGAGCCGGTGGCCGACGACGCAACTGCCAAGGCCGCGGCCAAGCGCAAGAAGCGCAAGCGGGTCGTCGCGCCCGCGGGGCCGCCGGTGAATTTGGATGAAAGCAGCGACGACCAGTAAAGTTGACCCTCGGTGTGCCCACCGAGCCGACGTCCCGGAACCCCGGGGTCGCTGTTGGCCGGTCACCCATCCAAGAGCACACCAAGACGAAAGAGAGTTCCGACGTGTACGCGATTGTTCGCGCAGGCGGTCGCCAGGAGAAGGTCTCCGTGGGCGACGTGCTGACCATTGACAAGGTGGCCGTGGCCGCCGGTGAGAGCATCGAACTGCAGCCGCTGCTGCTGGTCGACGGCTCCACCGTGACCTCCGACGCCGGCAAGCTGGCGAAGGTGACCGTGAAGGCCGAGGTCGTCAAGGCCGCCAAGGGCCCGAAGATCACCATCATCAAGTACAAAAACAAGACCGGCTACCGCAAGCGGCAGGGCCACCGTCAGCCGCTGACGCTGGTCAAGGTCACCGCGATCGAGGCCTGAGCGCCCGTCACGACGTTTCCGGCCCCTGCGGCAGCGAGTTCGCGCGCGACCGAGCCGGAATGCTCCTAGTCACTCATACACGTAAGGCTGAAAAGACATGGCACACAAAAAGGGTGCATCCTCGACCCGCAACGGTCGCGATTCCAATGCCCAGCGCCTCGGCGTGAAGCGTTTCGGCGGCGAGATCGTCGGCGCCGGCGAGATCATCGTCCGTCAGCGCGGCACGCACTTCCACCCGGGTGAGGGCGTCGGCCGCGGTGGCGACGACACGCTGTTCGCACTGGTGCCCGGCGCCGTGCAGTTCGGCGCCAAGCGCGGTCGCAAGACCGTCAACATCGTGGAGGCCGAAGGCGCCGACGCCTGACGCATCGTCTTCGTACCTCACGTCGAAGGGGTGGGTTCCGATCAACGGGACCCACCCCTTCGGCCGTCATAAGATCACCAGCAGGTGCGGTGGGCGGCTGCACGGCACCTGTCGCATCCGTTCAGGGCCGCCCGGCGGTGCCGGCGCCGCCCGACCCTGACCCCTTCCGCTAGGAGCAACCGTGGCCACCAATTTCGTCGACCGAGTCGTGCTGCAGGTGCGTGCCGGCAACGGCGGCCACGGCGTGGCCTCGGTGCACCGTGAGAAGTTCAAGCCGCTCGGCGGCCCCGACGGCGGCAACGGTGGTCGTGGCGGCAGCGTGATCCTCGAAGTCGACCCGCAGTCGACGACCCTGCTCGAATATCACCGCAATCCGTTCCGCGGCGCGCCGAACGGCAAGCCCGGAGCAGGCGACGAGAAGAACGGCGCCGACGGCGACGATCTGATTCTGCCGGTCCCCGAGGGCACCGTCGTCAAGGATCCGACCGGCGACGTGCTCGCCGACCTGGTCGGCATGGGCACCCGGTATGTCGTCGCCGCCGGCGGGCGCGGTGGCCTCGGCAACAAGGCATTGGCCTCCCAGCGCCGCAAGGCACCCGGTTTCGCGCTGCTCGGTGAGCCCGGGGACGAACTCGACATCGTGCTCGAGCTGAAGACGCTCGCCGACGTGGCGCTCATCGGCTTCCCCAGCGCCGGCAAGTCCAGCCTGGTGTCGGTGATGTCGGCCGCCAAGCCCAAGATCGCCGACTACCCGTTCACGACCCTGGTGCCCAATCTCGGTGTCGTGACTGCAGGTTCGCTGCGTTACACCATCGCCGACGTGCCCGGTCTGATCCCCGGAGCCAGCCAGGGCAAGGGCCTGGGCCTTGAGTTCCTGCGGCATGTCGAGCGCTGTTCGGTGCTGGTGCACGTCATCGACTGTGCAACTCTCGACCCCGGCCGCGACCCGATGAGTGACCTTGAGGCGATCGAGCACGAATTGTCGGAGTATGTCGCAGACGAGTCCCTCGGTGGCAAGCCGTTGTCCGAGCGCACCCGCATCGTGGTGCTCAACAAGGCGGACGTCCCCGACGCCCGTGACCTCGCCGACCTCGTGCGCCCTGACCTGGAGGCCCGCGGCCTCGAGGTGCACGTCGTGTCCGCCGTCGCCCACACCGGTCTGCGCGAGCTGAGCTACTCCCTGGCCAAGCACGTGCAGGATGCCCGTGCCGAGGTCGAGCAGGCCATGCCGCAGCGAATCGTCTTGCGTCCCAAGGCTGTTGACGACTCCGGCTTCACCATCCGCAAGGAGCAGCACGGCACCACCCAGGCCTTCCGGATCCTGGGTGACCGGCCCACCCGCTGGGTCCGGCAGACCGACTTCT is a genomic window containing:
- a CDS encoding TetR/AcrR family transcriptional regulator produces the protein MNKTRGRRTGKPDTRAQILDAVRRRFLDAGYARTTLRAIAADAGVDVALLSYHFASKQGLFTAAMAIPVRPGELLDHALDAPLQQWPERILRMLLHVWDDPRIGPVLVQTVLTSAAHEGHTGGFDEFLETELLGRLKARLAGRDGDARAVGVILTIAGVLTARYVIRVPTIAAMPQEELIRVAAPGIAVHLRGARPARRPPPG
- a CDS encoding MFS transporter, whose translation is MRSNKGALTAVCVGLATVVSAVSSLMVALPDVARHTGASQTQLSWIVDGYALTLAALLLPGGYLGDRLGRRRVMLCGLGLIVLAAAGGALVTDPTALIGVRVVMGMAAALIMPATLSTITATFPPDERVRGVAIWAGLAGGSAVLGLFASGLLLEWFSWQAIFWFTVALATAATGLTIRSVPESRAVSIGRFDVGGAALSVLGLGVLVYSIIEAPIEGWGSARTLLGLAAGAVILCCFAVWELRNSAPLLDVRLFRHRGFAAGMLSVFSLFFVFFGFIFVFMQYLQFVRAWSPLVAACAATPVALGLLPGARIAPRLVERFGSRVLALVGMALVAIGMSGLATVHATTDYWLIAVLLWLAGTGMGWAMTPATTDITDSLPQDQQGVASAMNDVAREVGGALGIAVLGSVLSNGYRSGLPLHGVPQQVATVARESVAAAVGLPEPMSSLARSAFVDGLGDALGLAAVVLIVCALGVALVAGPTGRRKSDAADSVERPRGGATIPVTGRRRQTHGPVLRSAACEEH
- a CDS encoding TIGR03936 family radical SAM-associated protein, translated to MARQRVPEGPAPDPAVQKLRVHYAKRGRLRFSSTRDFQRALERALRRAEVPMAFSAGFHPHPRISYANAAPTGTASEAEYFELQLRERRDPAALRADLDGALPDGLDIIAVAEALPGALADRLAASVWRLEFADIDTETLQNAVGAFLDLDRAEVTRMMKQGPRTFDVREAVLSAATDDKGLRVVIQHMTPLVRPDDLLQALSTYAGLNPTRPPLVTRLSQGPLAGDGTVGDPLTDSRSTDPAID
- a CDS encoding Rne/Rng family ribonuclease; translation: MEDATSHESASGADGDATQATGDDSAADAQADTDDADDEETDAASAPAAAAPLTFGLLFQAPDPVVARAPRRATSTTVTVDEADDTDADDESSDAGSAAADDDTTQTSRSRRRGGRGRRAKSESDSESGSQDAAAEDAGNSGDADISDDTSGTDDDSAEQGSRRRTRRRRRSANSGAGTDDPPGTVTKVREPRGGRDEVTAIKGSTRLEAKKQRRREGREAGRRRTVITEAEFLARRESVDRVMVVREKDGRTQIGVLEDGVLVEHYVSREVQQSSMAGNVYLGKVQNVLPSMEAAFVDIGQGRNGVLYAGEVNWDAAGLENGQAKRIENAMKSGTNVLVQVTKDPIGHKGARLTSQVSLPGRFLVYVPGNSMTGISRKLPDTERARLKKILKEIVPADAGVIVRTAAEGASEADLRADVERLQADWEQIQADAKTANAPSLLHGEPDLTVRVIRDVFNEDFAKLVVSGDKAWNQVQGYLTSVAPDLAQRLEKWTGETDIFSVHRIDEQLAKAMDRKVWLPSGGSLIIDRTEAMTVIDVNTGKFVGSGGNLEETVTKNNIEAAEEIVRQLRLRDIGGIIVVDFIDMVLESNRDLVVRRLLECLGRDRTKHQVAEVTSLGLVQMTRKRVGSGLIEIFSEPCEHCGGRGLIVHTEPVDRSSGRGGNDSNGAGTSGGRARKGRKKAEPVPEQAPGKPTGGPTAAQIAAAAHAAALSSGTKDDAVAEPAEVTVEAADSRTYDDALVVTAEPVEAAPKVSGRARRRRATAAVAAPPAVDVDSAGDTTTDATAGAHDVSNLSDDSGAAHSSAAPVADDHGAEEAAAYVPVDTEPVADDATAKAAAKRKKRKRVVAPAGPPVNLDESSDDQ
- the rplU gene encoding 50S ribosomal protein L21: MYAIVRAGGRQEKVSVGDVLTIDKVAVAAGESIELQPLLLVDGSTVTSDAGKLAKVTVKAEVVKAAKGPKITIIKYKNKTGYRKRQGHRQPLTLVKVTAIEA
- the rpmA gene encoding 50S ribosomal protein L27 translates to MAHKKGASSTRNGRDSNAQRLGVKRFGGEIVGAGEIIVRQRGTHFHPGEGVGRGGDDTLFALVPGAVQFGAKRGRKTVNIVEAEGADA
- the obgE gene encoding GTPase ObgE, with amino-acid sequence MATNFVDRVVLQVRAGNGGHGVASVHREKFKPLGGPDGGNGGRGGSVILEVDPQSTTLLEYHRNPFRGAPNGKPGAGDEKNGADGDDLILPVPEGTVVKDPTGDVLADLVGMGTRYVVAAGGRGGLGNKALASQRRKAPGFALLGEPGDELDIVLELKTLADVALIGFPSAGKSSLVSVMSAAKPKIADYPFTTLVPNLGVVTAGSLRYTIADVPGLIPGASQGKGLGLEFLRHVERCSVLVHVIDCATLDPGRDPMSDLEAIEHELSEYVADESLGGKPLSERTRIVVLNKADVPDARDLADLVRPDLEARGLEVHVVSAVAHTGLRELSYSLAKHVQDARAEVEQAMPQRIVLRPKAVDDSGFTIRKEQHGTTQAFRILGDRPTRWVRQTDFSNDEAVGYLADRLGRLGVEDALYKAGAVPGSMVLIGPEDNSVVFDWEPTISAGAELLGRRGTDLRLEDTGRATRSEKREQFHNRKDAQREARELLAAERKAGLWTERDPVEIDAPDDEQ